The Starkeya sp. ORNL1 DNA window GGCGGAACTGCTGCGGGGGTTCTTCGGGGAGCGGCGGTAGGCCTGCGTGCTTCGAGGCTGCCCTGACGGGCAGCACCTCAGCATGACGTGTGGTGTTTTACTCGATAAGAACAACGTCATCCTGAGGTGCGAGCGCCAGCGAGCCTCGAAGGATGCTCGTGCTTGCGTCTCACCCCAGCACCGCCTCCATCCGCCGCTTTACCTCGTCCTTCACTGGCGCGGAGGCCTTGAGGATGGCGGTGGCGCGGAAGAAATCGAGCACGCGGAAGGCGTCGACGTTCGGGCGGATGAGGATGTCCGGAGCGCCGGCCTTGAGCTTCTCGCCGACAATGCTGCTCGCCATGATCTGCAATGTCCCGAACATCACGTCGAACGGCATCGGCACGCCGCCGGTCTCGCCGGCATGGCCGCCGGTGATGTCGACCGCGATCACGATGTCGGCCTTGGCGCGCAGGAGGTCGAAGGGCAGCGGATTGACCGCGCCGCCATCGACCAGCACGCGCTCGCCATGCGGCACCGGGCGGATCAGCCCGGGAATGGCGACGGAGGCGGCGAGCGCCGGACGGATGGCGCCGCTGTCGAACACCGCCTCCCCGCGATCCCAATAATCGGTCGCCACCACCTGGAGCGGGATGGCCAGTTCCTCGAAGGTCGCGGGCACGATGTCGGGCAGGAAACCCTCGACGAACAGCTCGGCATCGAGCAGCACCGGATTGCCGAGCCCGCCGAACAGATCGGCGATGCGCCCGACCCGGGCGGCGAACAGGCGCTTCATCACCTCGCCGCGATTGTGCAGCAGCGACAGCACCATGGCATGGAGATCACGCGCCGGCATGCCCGCCGCATAGACCGCGCCGACCAGCGAGCCGATCGAGGCGCCGGCAATGGCGGTCGGGCGCACGCCCAGTTCGTCGAGCGCTTCCAGCACCAATATGTGCGCAAGCCCCCGCGCGCCGCCCGAACCGAGGGCAATGGCGACGCTGGGATATGAACGCGGGGGCGTCGGCGCAGGCGCCGGCGGCCGGGGATACCGGCGGCGTTCGTGAACATGATGGGGGACGTCGTCCATGGCGGCACCTTAGCCAGAACACCACGGCAATTGTTTGAAGACGGCCTTTATCTGGGTATGCGGACGCGGCGATGCGAGGGGTAAACTCGCCTTAAATTCCGCGGCATTGCTGCCGTTGCGGAAGATTCAGAGCTTCAGAGCTTCAGAGCTTCAGCGCCCGCCAGGCGATATCGGTGCGGCAGAAGCCCTCCGGCCAGTCGATCAGCGACACCGCCTCATAGGCCCGCGCGCGGGCCTCGCGCACGTCGGTGCCGAGCGCGGTGATGTTCAGCACCCGCCCACCATGCGCCGTCAGCCGGTCTCCGATCAGTCGGGTGCCGGCGTGGAAGACGGTGACGCCTTCCACCGCGTCGGCCTCGTCGAGGCCGGCAATGACCGAACCCTTGCCGTAGTCGCCGGGATAGCCGCGCGTCGCCATGACGATGGCAAGCGCCGCATCGTCGCGGAAGGTGACATCATGGCCGGCGAGGCGGCCGTTCGCGGTGGCCTCCAGCAGCGCCAGCAGGTCACCGTCGAGCCGGCGCAGCAGCACCTGGCATTCCGGATCGCCGAAGCGGACATTGTATTCGATCAGCTTGGGGCCGGCCGAGGTGATCATCAGCCCGGCGAACAGCACGCCGCGGAACTCCGCCTCGGCATCGGCCAAGGCGCGGGCAGTGGGCTTCACGATCTCGGCGAGGGTGCGGCGCTCGATCTCGGGAGTGAAGACCGGCGCCGGCGAATAGGCGCCCATGCCGCCGGTGTTCGGCCCCTGGTCGCCGTCGAAGGCGCGCTTGTGGTCCTGCGCCGAGCCGAACGGCAGCACGGTCTCGCCATCGACCAGGCAGAAGAAGCTGACCTCCTCGCCTTCCAGGAATTCCTCGATCAGGATCTCGGTGCCGGGCACGCCCATGGCGAACACCTCGTCCACCGCGGCCAGCGCCTCATCCAGCGTCATGGCGACGATGACGCCCTTACCGGCCATCAGTCCGTCGGCCTTCAGCACGATGGGTGCGCCCTGCGCCTCGATGAAGGCACGGGCACCGGCCGGCTCGGCAAAGCGGCCGAATGCGGCGGTGGGGATATTGTGCGCCTTGCACAGCTCCTTGGTGAAGAGCTTGGAGCCCTCCAGCTGGGCGGCGACCTGCTTCGGCCCGAACACCGGAATGCCCTCGGCGGTCAGCCGGTCGGCAATGCCGTCGACCAAGGGCGCCTCGGGGCCGACCACGACAAGGTCAATATCTTCGGCGCCGCAGACGGTGACGATGGCATCGTGATCGGTGAGCGGGATGCCCTCAAGACAGCGCGCATATCTGGCGATGCCGGGATTGCCGGGGAGCGCGAACAGCGTGGTCAGCCGCGGGCTCTGCGCCAGCTTCCAGGCGAGCGCGTGCTCGCGGCCGCCCGAACCGAGCAAAAGTACCTTCATGGGCGAAGTCTCCCCAATCCCCGCCTTTCGCCTAACGGGTCGGGACGGATGGGGCAAGGGGGCGATGACCTGGCGAGGCCTGTCCTACTCGTAGGCCAGCGCCACCACCGGATCGAGACCCGCGGCCTTGCGGGCCGGCAGGTAGCCGAAGATCAGCCCGGTGAGGAAGGCGCAGGCAAAGGCGAGCAGCGGCGGCAGCAGCGAGAGCAGCACATTGACGCCGAGCGCCTGCAAACCCAGCGCCGCGCCGAGGCCGAGCGCGACACCGACCGCGCCGCCGACGCCGCACACCACCAGCGCCTCGGTGTTGAACTGCAGCATGATGTTGGCGACGCGCGCGCCGGTGGCCATGCGGATGCCGATCTCCCGGGTTCGCTCGGTGACGCTCACCAGCATGATGTTCATCACCCCGATGCCGGCGACCAGCAGCGAGATCGCGGCGACGCAGCCGAGCACGATGGTCAGCGTGTTCTGCGTCGCCACCGCGGTCTCGAGGAACTGCGCGGTGTTGCGCACCTGGAAATCCTCGGCCTGGTGGCGGTCCGCGATGATGCGGGTGATCTTGGCCTCGATGGCCGGGATGTCGTCGGCGTTCTCGACCTTCACGGTCAGCGAGTTGAGGAAGCGGCGGCCGAACACCCGCATGAAGCCGGTGGAGAGCGGGATCAGCGCGGTGTCGTCCTGGTCCTGACCGAAGGCGTTGGCGCCCTTGCCGGACAAAATGCCGATCACCTCATAGGGCACGTTCTTGATGAGGATATATTTGCCGACCGGGTTGGCGCCTTCGCCGAACAGGTTGCGCACCACGGTCTGGCCCAGCACCACCACGGGGGCATAGGCCTTTACATCGTCGGCAGTGAACATCACGCCGCTCGCCAGCGGCCAATCCCGCGATTCGAGATAGTCGGCGGCGGTGCCGGTGACCGAGGTGAAATAATCCTCCGATCCGAAGCGCAGCGTGTAGCGCCCGCTGCGCTCCGGCGCGATGGCGGCGATGCCGGGAATAACCGCGAGCGCGTCGGAATCCTCCGGCAGCAGCGTGGCATTGTCGCCGCTGGTGCGGATGCCGGCGGCGCCGGGGCGCACGATCAGCAGGTTGGTGCCGATTTGCGAGATGCGCTCCAGCACCTGCGCCTTGCCGCCATCGCCCACCGCCAGCATGGTGATGACCGAAGCGACGCCGATGACGATGCCGAGCAATGTCAGCGCAGTGCGGAAGATGTTGGCGTGCATCGAGGAGAACGCCATCTTCACCGCCTCGGCGAGATCGGGCAGGAAGCGCGCGAGGCCGCCCCGCCCGAGGCCGCCGACCGCCTTCAGGCTGGCGCGCGGCGGCTCGGGGACGCGCCGCTCATCCTCGACGATGCGCCCGTCCTGGAAGCGCACGATGCGCCGTGCATGGGCGGCGACATCGGCGTCGTGGGTGATGAGGATGACGGTGTGGCCTTCGGCGTTCAGCTCGGTGAGCAGCGCCAGCACTTCCTCGCCGCTGTGGCTGTCGAGCGCGCCGGTCGGCTCGTCGGCGAGGATGACCGGGGCGGCGTTCATCAGCGCGCGGGCGATGGAAACCCGCTGCTGCTGGCCGCCGGAGAGCTGGCCGGGCCGGTGCTCGGTGCGATCGCCGAGGCCTAGCCGGGCCAGCAGGCGATGCGCCCGGGTCGAGCGATCATCCTTGCTGGCGCCGGCATAGATTGCGGGGATCTCGACATTCTCGGCGGCGGTCAGCGTCGGCAGCAGATTATAGCGCTGGAACACGAAGCCGAAGGTCGAGCAGCGCAATGCGGCAAGCTGGTCGGAATCGAGATCCGCGACATCGGTGCCGCCGACGCGGTAGCGGCCGGACGTCGGCCGGTCGAGGCAGCCAACGATGTTCATCAACGTCGACTTGCCGGAGCCGGACTGGCCGACAATGGCGATGAACTCGCCCGGCATGATCGACAGCGTCACCCGGTCGAGCGCGCGCACCACGGTCTCGCCGTTTGGATAGATGCGGCTGACATCCTCCAGCTCGACGATCGGGCGCAGGCTGGGGGCGCCTGTCGCGGCGGTCTCGTTGCGGAGTGCGATCTCGCTCATGGCGTCGCCGCTCAGCCGAGGCGCGGCATCATGGGCGGGCGGCCCTGCGGGCGGCCACCCTCGCCGCCGGCCGGGCCATTGCCGGTGATGACGCGGTCGCCGACCTTGAGGCCGTCGAGCACCTGCGTCATCGAGCGGTTGGAGAGGCCGGTACGCACCCGCCGCGGCTCGACCGCGCCGGTCTCGGTAACGACGCGCACGGTGTGCCCGCCATTGCGGCCGGGCCGTAGCGCCGGCGTCGGCACCAGCATCACGCTCTTGGCCTCGCCGAGCCGGAAGAACACCTGCGCCGTCATGTTGGTCATCAGCGTCAGGTCGTCGTTCGGCACGTCGATCAGGACGTTGTAGAGCACCACGTCGTTGACGATGGTCGGCGTCGGCTCGATCTGGCGCACCGTGCCATCCCAGCGCCGGTCCGGCAGGCCGAGCGTCGAGAAATAGGCCTGGGTGCCGACCTTGATCCTCGGAATATCGCCTTCCGCGACCTGCGCGGTCACGGTCATGGTCTCGAGGTCGGCAATGCGCAGTACGATGGGCGCGCTCTGGTTGGCGTTCAGCGTCTGGCCTTCGCGGGCGGTGATCGAGACCACGGTACCGTCCATCGGCGCATAGATCTTGGTGTAGCCAAGATTGGCGACGTCGCCGTCGAGCGTCGCCTGGGTCTGCGCGATCTGCGCCTTCAGGGCATCGATCTTGGCTTCGCTGATCCGCTCGGTGGCATCCGCTGCATCCGCTGCATCCTTGCTGCCGGTCTGGTTCTTGAGGAGCTGCTGGGCGCGGTCGTTACGCAGCTTGTCGAGAGTGAGTTGCGCCTGCGCCTGCGCCAGTTGGGCGCGCAGATTGTCGAGGCTGGCGCGATCGCCGGCAACGCGGGTCTGGTAGACGGTGGGGTCGATCTCGGCGAGCAGGTCATCCTTCTTCACCAGGTCGCCGACATCCGGCTTGATGGTGCGCAGCTGGCCGGAGACCTGGGTGCCGACATCGACATAGGTCTTCGGCTGCATGTTGGCGATGGCGG harbors:
- the purD gene encoding phosphoribosylamine--glycine ligase codes for the protein MKVLLLGSGGREHALAWKLAQSPRLTTLFALPGNPGIARYARCLEGIPLTDHDAIVTVCGAEDIDLVVVGPEAPLVDGIADRLTAEGIPVFGPKQVAAQLEGSKLFTKELCKAHNIPTAAFGRFAEPAGARAFIEAQGAPIVLKADGLMAGKGVIVAMTLDEALAAVDEVFAMGVPGTEILIEEFLEGEEVSFFCLVDGETVLPFGSAQDHKRAFDGDQGPNTGGMGAYSPAPVFTPEIERRTLAEIVKPTARALADAEAEFRGVLFAGLMITSAGPKLIEYNVRFGDPECQVLLRRLDGDLLALLEATANGRLAGHDVTFRDDAALAIVMATRGYPGDYGKGSVIAGLDEADAVEGVTVFHAGTRLIGDRLTAHGGRVLNITALGTDVREARARAYEAVSLIDWPEGFCRTDIAWRALKL
- a CDS encoding MacB family efflux pump subunit, translating into MSEIALRNETAATGAPSLRPIVELEDVSRIYPNGETVVRALDRVTLSIMPGEFIAIVGQSGSGKSTLMNIVGCLDRPTSGRYRVGGTDVADLDSDQLAALRCSTFGFVFQRYNLLPTLTAAENVEIPAIYAGASKDDRSTRAHRLLARLGLGDRTEHRPGQLSGGQQQRVSIARALMNAAPVILADEPTGALDSHSGEEVLALLTELNAEGHTVILITHDADVAAHARRIVRFQDGRIVEDERRVPEPPRASLKAVGGLGRGGLARFLPDLAEAVKMAFSSMHANIFRTALTLLGIVIGVASVITMLAVGDGGKAQVLERISQIGTNLLIVRPGAAGIRTSGDNATLLPEDSDALAVIPGIAAIAPERSGRYTLRFGSEDYFTSVTGTAADYLESRDWPLASGVMFTADDVKAYAPVVVLGQTVVRNLFGEGANPVGKYILIKNVPYEVIGILSGKGANAFGQDQDDTALIPLSTGFMRVFGRRFLNSLTVKVENADDIPAIEAKITRIIADRHQAEDFQVRNTAQFLETAVATQNTLTIVLGCVAAISLLVAGIGVMNIMLVSVTERTREIGIRMATGARVANIMLQFNTEALVVCGVGGAVGVALGLGAALGLQALGVNVLLSLLPPLLAFACAFLTGLIFGYLPARKAAGLDPVVALAYE
- a CDS encoding efflux RND transporter periplasmic adaptor subunit; this translates as MLQRAEGGWDETTALRPRRRRWPYALLLAALAAGAGFYVYQRAERAPSTPAFETAAVELGDIETSVTAIANMQPKTYVDVGTQVSGQLRTIKPDVGDLVKKDDLLAEIDPTVYQTRVAGDRASLDNLRAQLAQAQAQLTLDKLRNDRAQQLLKNQTGSKDAADAADATERISEAKIDALKAQIAQTQATLDGDVANLGYTKIYAPMDGTVVSITAREGQTLNANQSAPIVLRIADLETMTVTAQVAEGDIPRIKVGTQAYFSTLGLPDRRWDGTVRQIEPTPTIVNDVVLYNVLIDVPNDDLTLMTNMTAQVFFRLGEAKSVMLVPTPALRPGRNGGHTVRVVTETGAVEPRRVRTGLSNRSMTQVLDGLKVGDRVITGNGPAGGEGGRPQGRPPMMPRLG
- a CDS encoding patatin-like phospholipase family protein, with product MDDVPHHVHERRRYPRPPAPAPTPPRSYPSVAIALGSGGARGLAHILVLEALDELGVRPTAIAGASIGSLVGAVYAAGMPARDLHAMVLSLLHNRGEVMKRLFAARVGRIADLFGGLGNPVLLDAELFVEGFLPDIVPATFEELAIPLQVVATDYWDRGEAVFDSGAIRPALAASVAIPGLIRPVPHGERVLVDGGAVNPLPFDLLRAKADIVIAVDITGGHAGETGGVPMPFDVMFGTLQIMASSIVGEKLKAGAPDILIRPNVDAFRVLDFFRATAILKASAPVKDEVKRRMEAVLG